A stretch of Longimicrobium sp. DNA encodes these proteins:
- a CDS encoding DUF5683 domain-containing protein: MASYRNPGTAAVLSLLIPGLGQLYNGKILRAIFWFIVTPGLWIGSGGLLGWVCHVISAWTAYNYAKNHPYSS, encoded by the coding sequence ATGGCGAGCTATCGTAATCCCGGCACGGCCGCGGTCCTGAGCCTGCTGATCCCCGGTCTGGGGCAGCTGTACAACGGCAAGATCCTGCGCGCCATCTTCTGGTTCATCGTCACCCCCGGCCTGTGGATCGGCTCCGGCGGCCTGCTGGGATGGGTGTGCCATGTGATCAGCGCGTGGACCGCGTACAACTACGCGAAGAATCATCCCTACAGCAGCTGA